A DNA window from Vigna unguiculata cultivar IT97K-499-35 chromosome 10, ASM411807v1, whole genome shotgun sequence contains the following coding sequences:
- the LOC114167126 gene encoding heme-binding-like protein At3g10130, chloroplastic gives MSLTRIIKSSKASITCYSSLYIRSNSIPYHHHHHPNHSLLSPKSQHNPFHSFSFMGLIFGKISVETPKYEVIKSTSEYEIRKYAPCVVAEVTYDPSQFKEKKDGGFMVLANYIGALGNPQNTKPEKIAMTAPVITKDSGGGGEKIAMTAPVVTKDGGGEDGKKNKMVTMQFILPALYGKAEEAPKPTDERVVIREEGERKYGVVKFGGVASEEVVKEKVEKLKVSLETDGFKVVGDYLLARYNPPWTIPMFRSNEVMIPVE, from the coding sequence ATGTCCCTTACGCGAATAATCAAGAGTTCAAAAGCCTCCATCACATGCTACTCTTCATTATATATACGATCCAATTCCATACcctatcatcatcatcatcatccaaaTCACTCATTGCTATCTCCAAAGTCTCAGCATAACCCTTTTCACTCTTTCTCCTTCATGGGTTTAATATTTGGAAAAATCAGCGTGGAGACCCCAAAATACGAAGTGATCAAATCCACAAGCGAGTACGAAATCCGCAAATATGCACCGTGTGTAGTGGCAGAAGTCACCTATGACCCATCACAGTTCAAGGAAAAGAAAGATGGTGGTTTTATGGTTCTGGCCAATTACATTGGTGCTTTGGGGAACCCCCAGAACACCAAGCCTGAAAAGATTGCCATGACTGCACCAGTTATAACCAAGGACAGTGGCGGGGGTGGTGAGAAGATTGCTATGACAGCACCAGTTGTGACAAAAGATGGTGGTGGTGAAGATGGGAAGAAGAACAAGATGGTGACTATGCAGTTTATTTTGCCAGCTCTGTATGGGAAAGCTGAGGAGGCACCTAAACCCACTGATGAGAGGGTTGTGATAAGAGAAGAGGGTGAGAGGAAATATGGGGTGGTGAAGTTTGGAGGTGTGGCATCAGAAGAAGTGGTGAAGGAGAAGGTGGAGAAGCTGAAGGTGAGTTTGGAGACTGATGGGTTTAAGGTGGTTGGGGATTATTTGTTGGCCAGGTACAACCCACCTTGGACAATTCCTATGTTCAGGTCTAATGAGGTTATGATCCCAGTTGAATGA
- the LOC114167127 gene encoding protein transport protein yos1-like, whose product MGFWTFLEGFLLFANALAILNEERFLAPRGWTLAEMTGPRRNSLKGQIVGLIYACQFLRLPLILFNAIFIIVKLVSG is encoded by the coding sequence ATGGGTTTCTGGACTTTTTTAGAAGGCTTTTTGCTGTTTGCAAATGCATTGGCAATTTTGAATGAGGAGCGGTTCCTTGCTCCAAGAGGATGGACTTTGGCAGAAATGACAGGGCCTAGGAGGAATTCTCTTAAAGGGCAAATAGTAGGGCTCATATATGCCTGTCAATTCTTGAGACTTCCTCTAATTCTCTTCAACGCCATCTTTATAATTGTGAAGCTGGTCTCTGGATAA